In Saprospiraceae bacterium, the sequence ATTTTAACAATCATATACCTGATGAAAAAGATGCCTGGAAAATCCAACCGGAAGATATAGGAAAATTGGTCATCGATCTGCTTACAATGAATCCAAGGACCTTGCCGAGTAAAATAGAAGTAAGACCATCACAAACATCTTGAATTTTATATAAAACTGGGCTTTCACCAATTTGATCAGGATCGGATAGTTTCCCGCCCTACCAATAAATCGTGCATGGTTGAAGCAACCTGCACGAATGGCTCGATCATTTCTTCATTCATTCTTTTAGCAGGTTTATAATAAATGATCTGATCACCGTTACATTCTATCATCCAACCGGTCTCATAGCTCAAGAATCCTAAAATCTGATCGTTAAAAAAACTTCTGAAAGCTTGCTCTTCTTTTGATTTTACCAGGTAGTTTTTGTTAAACTCTGTGTAGGCGTTAAACTCGATATCCTGCATTCCGAACCACTTGCCTATCTCATGAAAAAAATTTTGTGGTTTGATGACAAAACTTGGAATTGGTTTAAAAAGATTTACAGAATATACATGCTGGATATAAGTGTGTGAAGATTTACCAGTAGAGATGGTGTAATTGTATTCAAATACCCTCAGGGGTTCATCTTGATTCGTACACCCCTCCAAAATAAATCTTACTTTCCTGGCCATACCCAGTCTGAACAATTGGAAGGATTTATGATTTGTAAAAACCAGTTTGTTGACATCCTGTTCAAAAAACTGCATTCCCAGCCTTTGCGCTATAGTTTGATATCCGGGGACTCTATCTGAAAGCCAATTCCAAGCCATGTTTAATCAAATTTTATAAAATGCCGAGCAAGATTGCTACTCCGATCGTGATGACAAAAACAGCAGTTATCTTTTTAATAACATTTATGTCCAGTTTTTTCAATAGCCCATTCCCTACCCAGGCACCACACAAGGCAGCCACGATGGCGATGAACACCAATTCATAACCGGGCGGTAACTGGCCATGCACAAGATTGGGCAAGTAAACAGACAGTCGGGTAATATCTACCAAACAAGCGATCGCCACTCCGGTAGCAATAAACACTTCTTTACTGATGGGGTATCGTATGAGAAACGCACTTCTTAACGCCCCCTGGTGACCGCTGAAACCGCCTAAAAATCCTGACAAAAGCCCTCCGGCTGCAACGGATTGTACCCGCCACGGCTTTCTGCCAAAACCTGTAAACTCCAAGACTCCAAACAAAATGATCACCATACCGATGAGTATATTTTTTAGTGTAAGGATTCCGTGGAAAGCGCCAATTGTCCAGGGATGCCCTTTAGAAAACTTGTTTACCCGGAGGTCATCATAAATGGATAGGTACAAGGGTACATCGATCGTAGAGCCCCCCTGAACATTCTTAGTGATTTCGTTTCCTGGTGAAAGATAATATTTGCTGTGCAGATCATTCAAGGTCATGCCGGGGAAGATTTCACCCAATCCTGTTTGTTTTTCTGAACGGTCGAATCGCCAATAACCATTCCATTCGTTGATTACATCATGGTGTTCGGTATATAACCAACCAGCCACCTTGGGATACATCCTAAAAGTATTGATCATGCGATGGTAATCGTAACTCCAATCCACATCACCGGTGCTCCCTTCGTATCCCCAGACATTGCCACATTCAGAATTAATATTTGGTTGATTGCCTTGCAGATATCCTTTTTCAAAATGAAATGTACTACCTGCATAATCATTTTCTGTAATTTTTTTTAAATGGTCATCCCATGCCCAGCCCGGAAGGTATTCATGCCAGCTATTGATATCTGTCTCTGTATGGCCTCGCCCACAACATATAGAATTGTCCTCAACCAACCTGGTTGGGTCTAATCCCTTTGCCAGATGATACATGGTGGTCACCCATTGTTGAGTTTCCGGGAGGTATTGACTTTTTGTTTTACCGTCGATAGTTTGTTTGGTAGTCAGACCCCAGGTCTCATTGAAGACTATCCATGAAAAAATAGAAGGATGATTAAAATCCCGTTTGATCATTTGGCGCAAGGTAGTTTCAGCTTCATGTTGCATCCGCTCTGTAGGCTCTCCCCAACTGTTGGGTAGATCAGCCATCACTAATAGCCCCAGCCTATCAGCCCAATAGAGCTTGCGAGGCAGATCCGGCTTGATATGGGTACGGATACCATTGAGACCGATAGATTTGCTTCGAAGGATCTCCTCCTTCATAAATTGATCTGATGGGAAAGTATAATATCCCTCCGGGTGATAAGATTGATCCAGGGCTAATTGAAGATATATTGGCTTATTATTGATAGCTATGTAGGGAATATTAGTGCCTGGAAGATTGACCGCAGAAATCTTGCGCATGCCAAAATAGGTGTGCACGGTATCCGCACCCAAAACGGCAATCATACTGTATAGATATGGATCCTCCAAACACCAAAGATGTTGGTCCCGGATCGCTATATCTAACGAACCCTCTGTCATCCCAGCAGAAATTATTCCACTTCCCTTCGCATCATAACCTTCGCCCAGAACGTGAATGGTAAATGATTTTGGTTCGACTGGGGCTTCAGTAATAGCTACGGTAACATGAACCTTGTGTAGATCAATATCAGGTAAGCAATGGACGGCATCAATAAAATCCCGGCCACGAGCCTCCAGGTAGACCGTCTGCCACATACCACGTGCATTGCCATAACCCTGCTTGCCATACAAAGTAAAGTCCCTTCTTTTGTCATCTACCCTGATCGTTACTTCGTGAGCCATTGAACCATTGAGATATGGAGTCAAATCAAATTCGAAAGGCATATAGCCACCTTCATGCTTACCAAGGAAGTGCCCATCCAGCCAAACCGAAGTCTCCCAATCACAAGCCCCCAGGACCAGAAAGGTTCTTTTGCCAAC encodes:
- a CDS encoding TSUP family transporter, producing the protein MKQILALILSISILYLSAQEIPLPEHPRPDFYRSLWMNLNGSWDFEFDSLDRGLNEAWYASGKVLSKNIVVPFPWGSPLSQVKDEADIAWYKRSIRVPNEFVGKRTFLVLGACDWETSVWLDGHFLGKHEGGYMPFEFDLTPYLNGSMAHEVTIRVDDKRRDFTLYGKQGYGNARGMWQTVYLEARGRDFIDAVHCLPDIDLHKVHVTVAITEAPVEPKSFTIHVLGEGYDAKGSGIISAGMTEGSLDIAIRDQHLWCLEDPYLYSMIAVLGADTVHTYFGMRKISAVNLPGTNIPYIAINNKPIYLQLALDQSYHPEGYYTFPSDQFMKEEILRSKSIGLNGIRTHIKPDLPRKLYWADRLGLLVMADLPNSWGEPTERMQHEAETTLRQMIKRDFNHPSIFSWIVFNETWGLTTKQTIDGKTKSQYLPETQQWVTTMYHLAKGLDPTRLVEDNSICCGRGHTETDINSWHEYLPGWAWDDHLKKITENDYAGSTFHFEKGYLQGNQPNINSECGNVWGYEGSTGDVDWSYDYHRMINTFRMYPKVAGWLYTEHHDVINEWNGYWRFDRSEKQTGLGEIFPGMTLNDLHSKYYLSPGNEITKNVQGGSTIDVPLYLSIYDDLRVNKFSKGHPWTIGAFHGILTLKNILIGMVIILFGVLEFTGFGRKPWRVQSVAAGGLLSGFLGGFSGHQGALRSAFLIRYPISKEVFIATGVAIACLVDITRLSVYLPNLVHGQLPPGYELVFIAIVAALCGAWVGNGLLKKLDINVIKKITAVFVITIGVAILLGIL